One window from the genome of Phycisphaerales bacterium encodes:
- a CDS encoding EF-hand domain-containing protein codes for MARITMLPMRALLALTVAAALAAQAAAQDCTRTWEHADFAIAGLTNLVRVMVPWDDGSGEALYVGGRFQVPGDTEFVGIARWDGQAWTRLGEGVNGEVRSMCVYDDGSGPRLVVAGEFSRAGGAPAENIALWDGDSWSRLGSGLNDWVNGVTVFDDGNGVALFAAGQFDRSGGTPMQSVARWDGLSWTNLGEGIDGVATSIATFDDGSGLAMYVAGAFDMAGTVTANAVARWDGLEWSALGLGIDGRVEALAVYDDGDGALLYAGGRFDEAGGGSVANIASWDGATWSGLGPGVDDAVFALHVHDSGGGDRLYAGGDFLESGGTRPTRVGVWNGRFWLPASSGVDDRVTAFASFEHDGRPALYACGLFGRAGQTGAQRIARFQDGSWSPLNEGLGGNAVIRALLSSSDADGPLLIAGGEFAFAGSTVTNNIGGWRDGAWSPLGAGFDGPVEVLLDFDDGSGSTIIAGGAFSTADGLPAANVARWNGTTWLPMGAGLNGPVQALIEFDDGSGSALYAAGEFTQSGAADVARVARWDGLQWSPVGGGANGGVHALAAFDDGSGPRLIAGGEFTFIGDADVTNIAQWDGVEWSRLLGGVNGPVTTMEVFDDDDGLALYVGGQFSVAGGLTARNVARWSGRSWTPLGPGVTGSSEAVQAMQGWDNGLFPALVIAGDFDEPGAFERERIAYWYPFSYELFTGGANAVIRALTLHDDGGGEALYAGGEFTKLGSLAARAIGRYGCEPEPCVADFDGDGVLTLFDFLAFQSAFDLGEARADLDGDGSLTLFDFLAFQTAFSRGCP; via the coding sequence ATGGCCAGGATCACGATGTTGCCCATGCGGGCGTTGCTCGCGTTGACGGTCGCCGCTGCGTTGGCGGCGCAGGCCGCTGCGCAGGACTGCACGCGCACGTGGGAGCACGCCGACTTTGCCATCGCAGGTCTGACAAACCTCGTCCGCGTCATGGTTCCGTGGGACGACGGCTCCGGTGAAGCGTTGTACGTCGGGGGCAGGTTCCAGGTGCCGGGCGATACCGAGTTCGTGGGCATCGCGCGCTGGGATGGGCAGGCGTGGACGCGGCTTGGTGAAGGCGTTAACGGCGAGGTCCGGTCGATGTGCGTCTACGACGACGGGTCGGGACCAAGACTCGTCGTCGCCGGAGAGTTCTCTCGCGCCGGCGGCGCTCCGGCGGAGAACATCGCCCTGTGGGACGGAGACTCGTGGTCTCGCCTTGGCAGCGGCCTGAACGACTGGGTCAACGGCGTCACGGTCTTCGACGACGGGAACGGCGTCGCACTCTTCGCTGCCGGCCAGTTCGATCGCTCCGGCGGAACGCCGATGCAGTCGGTGGCTCGCTGGGACGGCCTGAGCTGGACGAACCTGGGCGAAGGCATCGACGGCGTAGCCACCTCGATTGCCACGTTCGACGATGGTTCCGGGCTTGCGATGTACGTCGCAGGCGCGTTCGACATGGCCGGTACCGTTACGGCCAACGCCGTAGCGCGCTGGGACGGTCTGGAGTGGTCGGCCCTGGGCCTGGGCATCGATGGCCGAGTCGAGGCCCTGGCGGTCTACGACGACGGCGACGGTGCACTGCTGTACGCCGGCGGCCGGTTCGACGAAGCGGGTGGTGGATCCGTCGCCAACATCGCGAGTTGGGATGGCGCGACGTGGTCGGGTCTTGGTCCGGGCGTCGACGACGCCGTGTTCGCGCTGCACGTGCACGATTCTGGCGGCGGCGATCGCTTGTACGCCGGCGGCGACTTCCTCGAGTCTGGTGGCACGCGACCAACGCGCGTGGGCGTGTGGAACGGACGCTTCTGGCTGCCCGCATCGTCCGGCGTTGACGATCGCGTGACGGCCTTTGCGAGCTTCGAGCACGACGGTCGGCCGGCGCTCTATGCCTGCGGGCTCTTCGGTCGGGCTGGCCAGACGGGCGCACAGCGCATTGCTCGCTTCCAAGACGGCTCGTGGTCGCCGCTGAACGAGGGATTGGGTGGCAATGCGGTGATCCGGGCGCTGCTTTCCAGCAGCGACGCCGATGGTCCGCTACTGATCGCCGGCGGGGAGTTTGCGTTCGCGGGCAGCACCGTGACCAACAACATCGGCGGATGGCGAGACGGCGCGTGGTCGCCGCTCGGGGCGGGCTTCGACGGACCGGTCGAAGTGCTGCTCGATTTCGACGACGGCTCGGGAAGCACGATCATCGCCGGCGGTGCGTTCTCGACGGCCGACGGGCTGCCGGCCGCGAACGTCGCACGCTGGAACGGGACGACGTGGCTGCCGATGGGCGCCGGCCTGAACGGGCCCGTACAGGCCCTCATCGAATTCGACGATGGCTCGGGCAGCGCGCTGTACGCCGCGGGCGAGTTCACGCAGTCAGGGGCGGCGGACGTTGCTCGCGTGGCTCGCTGGGACGGCCTGCAGTGGAGCCCCGTGGGCGGCGGTGCCAACGGCGGCGTGCACGCCCTTGCTGCCTTCGACGATGGGTCGGGGCCTCGGCTCATCGCGGGTGGCGAGTTCACGTTCATCGGCGACGCCGACGTCACGAACATCGCGCAATGGGACGGCGTCGAGTGGTCTCGGCTGCTGGGCGGTGTTAACGGCCCCGTCACGACGATGGAAGTCTTCGACGACGACGACGGGCTCGCGCTCTACGTCGGCGGGCAATTCAGCGTGGCGGGTGGACTCACGGCCCGCAACGTTGCTCGCTGGAGCGGACGATCGTGGACGCCGCTCGGGCCGGGGGTGACGGGCTCGAGCGAGGCCGTGCAGGCGATGCAGGGATGGGACAACGGCCTGTTCCCGGCCTTGGTCATCGCAGGCGACTTCGACGAGCCTGGCGCCTTCGAGCGCGAGCGTATCGCCTACTGGTATCCATTCAGCTACGAGTTGTTCACGGGCGGCGCGAACGCCGTTATCCGTGCCCTGACGCTGCACGATGACGGCGGCGGCGAGGCCCTCTATGCGGGCGGCGAGTTCACCAAGCTCGGCAGCCTCGCGGCCCGGGCGATCGGCCGGTACGGCTGCGAGCCCGAGCCGTGCGTGGCCGACTTCGACGGCGACGGCGTGCTGACGCTGTTCGATTTCCTGGCGTTCCAGTCGGCGTTTGACTTGGGCGAAGCCCGGGCCGATCTCGACGGCGACGGAAGCCTGACCCTGTTCGATTTCCTTGCGTTCCAGACGGCCTTTTCGAGGGGATGCCCATGA
- a CDS encoding GC-type dockerin domain-anchored protein, protein MARAGLASLWCVCAVLGARTALALQDCVPGWADGVFCQQGTDDRVNAAVSGAVGSGDSLLYIGGRFDAAGCADTRAIAAWDGQEWSEISGGVAGEVNSMIVFDDGSGAALYVGGSFASAGGVPAENIARWDGNSWSSLGGGIQGRVLAMAIFDDGRGPALYAAGDFGTADGQPANNIARWSGTRWETLGSGLTSAGSAGVGALAVYDDGSGEALYVGGSFTQAGGRSAQSIARWDGLAWDRVGFGTTDSVAALEVYDDGSGPVLYAGGNFFVMSGVIAEGIARWDGNSWSALGSGMGVGVNGYVSSLQVFEEDGVPVLMVGGNMNRAGGMPVAAIARWGALGWSTVDSGLTKTPSPAIVEAMVVHDDGAGPALFAVGTSDRAGGQAVRNVARWDGESWSSERTLPTALNDSVAAFEVFDEGDGLRLFAGGDFEIGGAEPSQGVARWDGQVWSSVKEENVEGVEGIVRALAVFDDGSGSALYVGGVFNRAGEQTARNIARWDGEAWTPVGQGFDGPVLALAVYDDGTGPALYAGGDFEMAGQETVRSVARLEDGVWRPLVVDGVAGMNDFVSDMHVFDDGRGPGLFITGSFNQVGEQVFGRIVRWDGTAWSGLEGPMGEGLDRSGSGGLDGFVLEVYDDGRGDALYVGGEFDLAGGRVVNRIARWDGVDWEPLSGPTEIGVGERSVISLLAFDDGSGEKLYAGGLFQTAGGIAAGNIARWDGLRWESMPTATGPGLGTGLDSEVWALAGYDAGDGDRLYAGGRFTRSTGSPSDYTAVWVGCPGLCIADFDGDGELTLFDFLEFSNAFSFGEPRADLDGDGRFTLFDFLLFSNEFDAGCP, encoded by the coding sequence ATGGCTCGCGCTGGTCTTGCTTCGCTCTGGTGCGTGTGTGCAGTGCTGGGTGCCCGTACCGCATTGGCGCTCCAGGATTGCGTGCCGGGCTGGGCCGACGGCGTGTTCTGCCAGCAGGGCACGGACGACCGCGTTAACGCGGCAGTAAGCGGTGCCGTTGGCTCGGGCGATTCCTTGCTCTACATCGGCGGTCGCTTCGATGCAGCGGGCTGCGCCGATACGCGCGCCATCGCGGCGTGGGACGGCCAAGAGTGGAGCGAGATAAGCGGCGGCGTCGCGGGCGAAGTGAACTCGATGATCGTCTTCGACGACGGGAGCGGCGCTGCGCTGTACGTCGGCGGCAGCTTTGCCTCCGCCGGCGGCGTGCCCGCAGAGAACATCGCCCGGTGGGACGGGAATTCGTGGTCTTCTCTCGGCGGAGGCATCCAGGGCCGGGTCCTCGCGATGGCGATCTTCGACGACGGTCGTGGTCCCGCCCTGTACGCGGCCGGCGACTTCGGCACGGCTGACGGCCAGCCGGCCAACAACATCGCTCGCTGGAGCGGCACGCGCTGGGAGACCTTGGGCTCGGGCCTGACCAGCGCCGGCAGCGCGGGCGTGGGCGCGCTCGCCGTCTACGACGATGGCTCGGGCGAGGCCTTGTACGTTGGCGGCTCATTCACGCAGGCCGGCGGCAGGAGCGCCCAGAGCATCGCGCGATGGGACGGGCTCGCCTGGGATCGCGTGGGGTTCGGCACGACCGATTCGGTGGCGGCCTTGGAGGTCTACGACGACGGCTCCGGACCGGTGCTGTATGCGGGCGGCAACTTCTTCGTCATGTCGGGCGTGATCGCCGAGGGCATTGCCCGGTGGGATGGCAACTCGTGGTCGGCGCTTGGGTCGGGCATGGGCGTGGGCGTCAACGGATACGTTTCGTCGCTCCAGGTCTTTGAAGAAGACGGCGTGCCGGTGCTCATGGTCGGTGGAAACATGAATCGCGCGGGCGGCATGCCCGTCGCCGCGATTGCGCGTTGGGGCGCACTGGGGTGGTCGACGGTCGACAGCGGGCTGACGAAGACGCCCAGCCCGGCAATCGTCGAAGCCATGGTGGTGCACGATGACGGCGCCGGGCCTGCGCTCTTTGCCGTCGGGACGAGCGATCGGGCCGGGGGCCAGGCCGTGCGCAACGTGGCGCGCTGGGACGGCGAATCGTGGAGCTCGGAGCGGACGCTTCCAACGGCTTTGAATGATTCCGTCGCCGCCTTCGAGGTGTTCGATGAGGGCGATGGGCTGCGACTGTTTGCCGGTGGAGACTTCGAGATCGGCGGGGCCGAGCCCTCGCAGGGCGTCGCCCGCTGGGACGGACAGGTGTGGTCGAGCGTGAAGGAAGAGAACGTCGAGGGCGTCGAGGGGATCGTCCGGGCGCTGGCCGTCTTCGATGATGGGTCCGGCTCGGCCCTGTACGTCGGGGGCGTGTTCAATCGCGCGGGCGAGCAGACCGCGCGCAACATTGCCCGCTGGGACGGCGAGGCCTGGACGCCCGTGGGGCAGGGGTTCGATGGACCGGTGCTTGCGCTTGCCGTCTACGACGACGGAACGGGCCCCGCGCTGTACGCGGGCGGTGACTTCGAGATGGCCGGACAAGAGACCGTCAGGAGCGTGGCGCGACTTGAGGACGGCGTCTGGCGCCCGCTGGTGGTCGACGGCGTCGCTGGCATGAACGACTTCGTGTCCGACATGCACGTCTTCGACGACGGCCGTGGGCCGGGGCTGTTCATCACCGGCAGCTTCAACCAGGTCGGTGAGCAGGTGTTTGGCCGGATCGTGCGCTGGGACGGGACCGCGTGGTCCGGCCTCGAAGGACCGATGGGCGAGGGCCTCGACCGGTCGGGCTCGGGCGGCCTTGATGGCTTCGTGCTCGAGGTCTACGACGACGGCCGTGGCGATGCCCTGTACGTCGGCGGGGAGTTCGACCTCGCCGGCGGACGCGTGGTCAACCGCATCGCCCGTTGGGATGGCGTCGACTGGGAGCCACTGTCTGGACCGACCGAGATCGGTGTCGGCGAGCGCTCTGTGATCTCGCTGCTCGCGTTCGACGATGGCTCGGGCGAGAAGCTGTACGCGGGTGGGTTGTTCCAGACCGCCGGAGGCATCGCGGCCGGCAACATCGCCCGGTGGGACGGACTGCGGTGGGAGAGCATGCCTACCGCGACTGGGCCTGGGCTGGGGACCGGCCTCGACAGCGAGGTGTGGGCGTTGGCGGGCTACGACGCCGGCGACGGCGATCGCCTGTATGCGGGCGGTCGATTCACCCGGTCAACCGGCTCGCCCTCGGACTACACGGCCGTGTGGGTGGGTTGTCCGGGCCTGTGCATCGCGGACTTCGACGGCGACGGCGAATTGACGCTGTTTGATTTCCTCGAATTCTCCAACGCGTTCAGCTTCGGCGAGCCAAGGGCCGACCTGGACGGCGACGGCCGGTTTACGTTGTTCGATTTCCTCCTGTTCTCCAACGAGTTTGACGCGGGGTGCCCATGA
- a CDS encoding SOS response-associated peptidase produces MCGRYTYEFTWRQIHEQLTAFDLALADAALQCADPPPRYNVAPTTDVPVLRGMEEERGVFETAQVRWWLVPSWSKEPSTKYPMFNARSEDAAKKPSFRGPFKYKRCVVPASGFYEWKKLGEKKKQPYYITRADGQVLYFAGLWDCWRDELESCSILTTSPNAEMSELHHRMPCILEPEDLWQWCDRAQKDAEAVQPLLGPAPDGILESRPVSTRVGNVRNDDPDLTQAIKTPS; encoded by the coding sequence ATGTGCGGACGCTACACGTACGAATTCACCTGGCGGCAGATCCACGAGCAGCTCACGGCGTTCGACCTGGCGCTGGCCGACGCAGCCTTGCAGTGCGCCGACCCGCCGCCGCGATACAACGTGGCGCCGACGACCGACGTGCCGGTCCTTCGCGGCATGGAGGAGGAACGGGGCGTCTTTGAGACCGCGCAGGTTCGATGGTGGCTCGTGCCGTCGTGGTCGAAGGAACCGAGCACGAAGTACCCCATGTTCAACGCACGCAGCGAGGACGCGGCCAAGAAGCCATCGTTCCGAGGGCCCTTCAAGTACAAGCGGTGCGTTGTTCCCGCCAGCGGCTTCTACGAATGGAAAAAACTGGGAGAGAAGAAGAAGCAGCCGTACTACATCACGAGGGCTGACGGCCAGGTGCTGTACTTTGCCGGCCTGTGGGACTGCTGGCGCGACGAGCTGGAGTCGTGCTCCATCCTGACGACCTCGCCCAACGCCGAGATGAGCGAGTTGCACCACCGCATGCCCTGCATCCTCGAGCCCGAGGATCTCTGGCAGTGGTGCGACCGTGCCCAGAAAGACGCCGAGGCCGTCCAGCCCCTGCTCGGCCCCGCTCCCGACGGCATCCTCGAGTCAAGACCCGTCTCGACGCGCGTAGGAAACGTGCGGAACGACGATCCGGACCTGACCCAGGCGATCAAGACACCAAGCTAG
- a CDS encoding EF-hand domain-containing protein, with the protein MSARGFRFFQRSLNRACAPAAVVVVLLCAVSSASAQDCEPAWAEDVFGVPYLDGDVRSLANFDGGSGPRFFMSGVFQQVGFQQISRLAVWDGRTWSALGAGEPQIAEAMLAFDDGTGPALYYGASVGLVDGRQTNNIARWDGSEWSRLGSGLDGRVNAMAVYDDGSGPALFVGGEFLVAGGELVNRIAKWDGDRWHPLGEGVSGRVETLAVYDDGSGPELYVGGRFITAGPEIVNNIAKWDGTSWGFLDFGVNDDVGALAVYDDGSGEALYVGGAFSEASGQPAENIARWDGTTWEEVGGGVDGGVATLEVVQGGDSPGLYAGGGFRAANGEIGFDFVARWTGQWDRVGEGFSNSVQGLETYEGVDGPELHAFGSFSRSGEIFCNRIAQFDGEAWAPPFTGLQATALALTVHDDGQGSKLYAGGEFRSAGRAAGLRIAAWDGTEWSALGSGMDGSVVALASFEMDGRPVLVAGGPFRNAGGVPVERVASWDGQQWEGMGDGFSREVADLHVFVDGDLYATGGFLESGTQAVNGIARWTGSAWAPLQVGSEIGISGSGFALETFDDGGGPALYLAGQFSAAGGVAATNIARWDGSAWSPLGSPGSEGVNGVIRDLAVYDDGSGPALYVAGRFTSAGGVTVENVARWDGASWSALGTGGPDDDVFGLGVFDDGRGSQLYVAGDFEEVDGQPFARLARWNGSEWSSVDGGVGTSRRNNGRVITTFDDGEGEALYVSGTFGFVGDRVESAYLGKWRGCPTTCIADFDGDGSLTLFDFLAFQSAFDLGDLRADLDGDGSLTLFDFLEFQSAFAVGC; encoded by the coding sequence ATGAGTGCCCGCGGTTTCCGATTCTTTCAGCGTTCACTGAACCGGGCGTGCGCCCCCGCGGCGGTCGTGGTCGTTCTGCTGTGCGCCGTATCGTCGGCCTCGGCGCAGGACTGCGAACCGGCCTGGGCCGAGGACGTCTTCGGCGTTCCCTACCTCGACGGTGACGTGCGCAGCCTCGCGAACTTCGATGGCGGGAGCGGGCCTCGTTTCTTCATGTCGGGCGTGTTCCAACAGGTCGGGTTCCAGCAGATCTCGAGGCTTGCCGTATGGGACGGACGGACGTGGTCGGCGTTGGGCGCGGGCGAGCCACAGATCGCCGAGGCGATGCTCGCGTTCGACGACGGGACCGGACCGGCTCTCTACTACGGTGCCTCTGTCGGCCTCGTCGACGGGCGGCAGACGAACAACATCGCCAGGTGGGACGGATCCGAGTGGTCGCGTCTTGGCAGCGGCCTCGACGGCCGCGTCAACGCGATGGCCGTCTACGACGATGGGAGCGGGCCTGCGCTCTTCGTGGGTGGCGAGTTCCTGGTCGCTGGGGGTGAACTCGTCAATCGCATCGCCAAGTGGGACGGAGATCGCTGGCATCCGTTGGGCGAAGGCGTCTCCGGACGCGTCGAGACGCTCGCGGTCTACGACGACGGCAGCGGTCCGGAGCTGTACGTCGGTGGTCGCTTCATCACGGCCGGACCCGAGATCGTCAACAACATCGCCAAGTGGGACGGCACGAGCTGGGGCTTCCTCGACTTTGGCGTCAACGACGATGTCGGCGCCCTGGCCGTGTACGACGACGGATCGGGCGAGGCCCTGTACGTCGGCGGGGCCTTCTCTGAGGCCAGCGGCCAGCCCGCGGAGAACATCGCACGATGGGATGGCACGACCTGGGAAGAAGTCGGCGGCGGGGTCGATGGTGGTGTCGCGACGCTCGAGGTCGTCCAAGGCGGTGACTCACCCGGTCTGTATGCGGGCGGCGGGTTCCGCGCCGCCAACGGCGAGATCGGGTTCGACTTCGTCGCACGCTGGACGGGGCAATGGGACCGCGTCGGCGAGGGCTTTAGCAACAGCGTCCAGGGACTGGAGACCTATGAAGGCGTCGACGGCCCCGAGTTGCACGCGTTCGGATCGTTCTCTCGAAGCGGCGAGATCTTCTGCAATCGGATCGCTCAGTTCGACGGCGAAGCCTGGGCCCCGCCGTTCACGGGATTGCAGGCTACCGCGCTCGCACTCACCGTGCACGACGACGGCCAAGGATCCAAGCTTTATGCGGGCGGAGAGTTTCGTTCGGCTGGCCGGGCGGCGGGCTTGCGTATCGCGGCCTGGGACGGCACCGAGTGGAGCGCGCTGGGCAGCGGCATGGACGGGAGCGTGGTGGCCCTCGCGTCGTTCGAGATGGACGGACGGCCCGTGCTCGTGGCCGGTGGCCCGTTCCGGAACGCCGGCGGCGTACCGGTCGAGCGCGTCGCGTCGTGGGACGGCCAGCAGTGGGAAGGCATGGGCGACGGCTTCTCGCGTGAGGTGGCCGACCTGCACGTGTTCGTCGACGGCGATCTTTACGCTACGGGCGGGTTCCTCGAATCTGGGACGCAGGCCGTGAACGGCATCGCTCGGTGGACGGGCAGTGCCTGGGCTCCGCTGCAAGTCGGTTCCGAGATCGGCATCTCTGGCAGTGGCTTCGCACTCGAGACGTTCGACGACGGCGGGGGGCCGGCCCTCTACCTTGCCGGCCAGTTTTCGGCGGCAGGCGGCGTTGCGGCAACGAACATCGCACGGTGGGATGGTTCGGCTTGGTCGCCGCTGGGTTCGCCAGGATCCGAGGGCGTGAACGGCGTGATCCGCGACTTGGCGGTCTACGACGATGGCAGCGGGCCGGCGCTCTACGTCGCGGGCCGCTTTACGTCGGCCGGCGGAGTCACGGTTGAGAACGTTGCACGATGGGACGGCGCTTCCTGGTCAGCCTTGGGAACGGGCGGGCCCGACGACGACGTGTTCGGCTTGGGCGTCTTCGATGATGGTCGAGGCTCGCAGCTCTACGTCGCCGGAGACTTCGAAGAAGTCGACGGCCAGCCCTTCGCTCGGCTCGCGCGATGGAACGGGAGCGAGTGGTCTTCGGTCGACGGTGGCGTCGGAACCAGCCGACGCAACAACGGCCGGGTGATCACGACCTTCGACGACGGCGAGGGCGAGGCTTTGTACGTTTCTGGAACGTTCGGCTTCGTTGGTGATCGTGTCGAGTCGGCATACCTCGGCAAGTGGCGCGGCTGTCCGACCACGTGCATCGCGGACTTCGACGGCGATGGATCGCTGACGCTATTCGATTTCCTCGCCTTCCAGTCCGCGTTCGACCTGGGTGATCTCCGGGCCGACCTCGACGGCGATGGATCACTGACGCTGTTCGACTTCCTCGAGTTCCAGTCGGCATTCGCCGTGGGGTGTTAG